In a single window of the Gammaproteobacteria bacterium genome:
- a CDS encoding pirin family protein — protein MNILRKSDLEQGGFSGIKEHRLVMDEQVFKGRANPGVSQGLGHFVYLADAQFNPMGETGLHDHKEIDVISVMVDGQVTHEGSLKHGQSLLAGQVQAQRAGGEGFSHNEINPDQAKNRMIQLWVLPEQAGQCADYKLYSLPSDGLTRIYGGADNLGATFSSNTLIDVGYLKAGKSVNLDQRFVMYLAQGSGLVDGEVVSDGDLISGDSLVFETNSQVMVIIITLLN, from the coding sequence ATGAATATATTACGTAAAAGTGACCTAGAACAAGGTGGGTTTTCCGGTATAAAAGAGCATCGTTTGGTGATGGATGAGCAAGTGTTTAAAGGTAGGGCGAATCCAGGTGTGTCACAGGGGCTCGGTCATTTTGTCTATTTAGCTGACGCTCAATTTAACCCGATGGGGGAAACTGGTTTACATGACCACAAAGAGATCGACGTTATTTCTGTGATGGTTGATGGGCAGGTTACTCATGAGGGATCTTTAAAGCATGGGCAGTCGTTACTGGCTGGACAAGTACAGGCGCAACGAGCCGGCGGTGAAGGTTTTTCACATAATGAAATAAATCCAGATCAAGCTAAAAATAGAATGATTCAGCTATGGGTCTTACCCGAACAGGCTGGGCAGTGCGCAGATTATAAATTATATTCATTACCAAGCGACGGATTAACTCGGATTTATGGTGGGGCAGACAATCTAGGTGCCACTTTTTCCAGTAACACTCTAATCGATGTTGGTTACTTAAAGGCTGGTAAAAGCGTGAATTTGGACCAAAGGTTTGTGATGTATCTAGCGCAAGGCAGCGGCTTAGTCGATGGCGAAGTTGTTAGTGACGGCGACTTAATCAGTGGTGATTCGTTGGTGTTTGAAACCAATAGCCAAGTGATGGTCATTATAATCACTTTGCTTAATTAG
- a CDS encoding RidA family protein, whose amino-acid sequence MKIERLETAQRMSRIVKHNGTVYLCGQVCKDSTKDITEQTSSMLEKVTDLLAQAGSDKEHILSATIYVKTMDDFAEMNAVWDSWVPQGFAPARACVQASMAREELLVEISVVAAEI is encoded by the coding sequence ATGAAAATTGAACGTTTAGAAACAGCCCAGCGTATGAGCCGCATCGTTAAGCACAATGGCACCGTCTACCTATGCGGCCAAGTCTGTAAAGATTCAACCAAAGACATCACCGAGCAAACCTCAAGCATGTTAGAAAAAGTAACAGATCTGCTTGCGCAAGCCGGCAGTGACAAAGAGCACATCTTGTCAGCTACTATCTACGTTAAAACCATGGACGATTTCGCTGAAATGAATGCCGTATGGGATAGCTGGGTACCACAAGGTTTTGCGCCTGCTCGCGCTTGTGTGCAAGCGAGCATGGCTCGTGAAGAGTTATTGGTTGAAATTTCAGTGGTAGCAGCCGAGATATAA
- a CDS encoding D-amino acid dehydrogenase: MKVLILGSGVVGVTSAWYLAQAGHQVTVVDRQSDVALETSFANAGQVSPGYSCPWAGPGVPLKAVKWLLQDLSPLRINPLADANLYGWMMKLLLNCNEQSYQKNKGRMLRLAEYSRDNLRSLRDELSLNYEHRTQGTLQVFRQQKQLIAVQNDIKALEQSNVNYQLLDNAGCINYEPALAEVEHKLVGGLRLPDDETGDCYKFTKELAKKCQEIGVTFLFDHAIEKLVVDNKKIVAVQTDQGELTADSYVMALGSYSPLLLKPLGIKLPVYPVKGYSLTVPIIDSGLAPVSTVMDETYKVAVTRFDNSIRVGGTAELTGFNTDLPISRQANVDFVLKDLFAGAGDMSQANYWTGLRPMTPDGTPIIGRTDVENLFVNTGHGTLGWTMATGSAKYLSDIMSEKTPDISTEGLGIERYQS, encoded by the coding sequence ATGAAAGTATTAATCTTAGGATCGGGTGTGGTCGGTGTTACTAGCGCTTGGTATTTAGCCCAAGCCGGACATCAGGTTACCGTGGTTGACCGCCAAAGCGATGTGGCTTTAGAAACCAGCTTTGCCAATGCTGGCCAAGTTTCACCGGGTTATTCATGTCCATGGGCTGGGCCGGGTGTGCCGCTCAAGGCTGTTAAGTGGTTATTGCAAGACTTGTCACCGCTGCGGATAAATCCACTGGCCGACGCTAACCTCTATGGTTGGATGATGAAGTTATTGCTGAACTGCAACGAACAAAGTTATCAGAAAAATAAGGGCCGCATGTTACGTTTGGCTGAATATAGCCGTGATAATTTACGCAGCCTGCGTGATGAGTTATCACTTAATTACGAACATCGAACTCAAGGTACCTTGCAAGTTTTTCGTCAGCAGAAACAATTAATCGCAGTGCAAAATGATATTAAAGCGCTTGAGCAAAGCAATGTTAATTATCAATTATTAGACAATGCTGGTTGCATTAATTACGAGCCCGCGTTGGCCGAGGTTGAGCACAAGCTGGTCGGTGGCTTACGCCTGCCCGATGATGAAACCGGCGACTGTTATAAATTCACCAAAGAATTAGCTAAAAAATGCCAAGAGATTGGCGTTACATTTTTATTTGACCACGCCATTGAAAAACTCGTCGTTGATAATAAAAAAATTGTAGCAGTGCAAACAGATCAAGGTGAGCTCACGGCCGACAGCTATGTCATGGCGTTAGGCAGCTACTCTCCACTGCTGCTCAAACCATTAGGCATTAAACTACCGGTTTACCCGGTCAAAGGTTACTCATTAACCGTGCCGATTATTGACAGCGGTTTAGCCCCAGTCTCAACCGTGATGGACGAAACTTACAAGGTCGCGGTTACTCGCTTCGACAATAGCATTCGAGTTGGTGGAACCGCCGAGCTAACTGGTTTTAACACTGATTTACCGATATCGCGTCAAGCCAATGTCGACTTTGTGTTAAAAGATTTATTTGCCGGGGCTGGCGATATGTCGCAAGCCAATTACTGGACCGGATTACGACCGATGACGCCCGATGGCACGCCAATTATTGGCCGCACCGACGTTGAGAACTTATTTGTTAATACCGGACACGGCACCTTAGGTTGGACCATGGCTACTGGCTCCGCCAAGTATTTAAGCGACATCATGAGCGAGAAAACTCCGGATATTAGTACCGAGGGTTTAGGCATTGAGCGTTATCAGTCATAA